In Nocardia yunnanensis, one DNA window encodes the following:
- a CDS encoding DUF3052 domain-containing protein: MVAAADAQNYAQKLGISHDMVVQELGWDEDTDDALRAEIEEATGSELLDEDTDEVVDVVLLWWRDGDGDLVDELLNVITPLADDGVVWVLTPKTGQPGHVDPSEIAESATPAGLTSTTPVSLGTWTGTKLTQPKTPSKQR; the protein is encoded by the coding sequence GTGGTCGCCGCGGCGGACGCGCAGAACTACGCTCAGAAGCTTGGCATTTCACACGACATGGTGGTTCAGGAACTGGGCTGGGACGAAGATACCGATGACGCGCTTCGCGCCGAGATCGAGGAAGCCACCGGTTCCGAGTTACTCGACGAAGACACCGACGAGGTGGTCGACGTCGTGCTGCTGTGGTGGCGCGACGGGGACGGCGACCTGGTGGACGAGTTGCTCAATGTGATCACCCCGCTCGCCGACGACGGCGTGGTCTGGGTGCTCACCCCCAAGACCGGCCAGCCCGGCCATGTCGACCCGAGTGAGATCGCCGAGTCGGCCACCCCCGCGGGCCTCACCTCGACCACACCCGTGTCCTTGGGCACCTGGACGGGCACCAAGCTCACCCAGCCCAAGACGCCCTCCAAGCAACGCTGA
- a CDS encoding acyl-CoA thioesterase gives MDETSSDVVADPEGPGRSDDLRELLRLLDLEENGPDIFLGHHPEKVWSRTFGGQLVAQAIIAAGRTVGPERPIHAVNAHFVRGGDPKAPIEYHVDRHRDGRSIANRTVTAYQDGQELFVMLAAFQDWGRGLEHGAPLPDVPGPEDLPRVEESFAGMEDKLQMFINAPHPIEMRYTNDPAWILKGKGESLGHNRVWMRTDGALPDDPLIHVAALAYSSDTTVLDSIITTHGLSWGFDRIIAATVNHSIWFHRPFRFDDWSLYATESPVAAGSRGLARGHFYAQTGDLLATTVQEGVIRHFPARG, from the coding sequence CTGGACGAGACGTCTTCGGACGTCGTCGCGGACCCCGAGGGGCCCGGTCGATCCGACGATCTGCGGGAGCTGCTGCGCCTGCTCGATCTCGAGGAGAACGGCCCCGACATCTTCCTCGGTCACCATCCGGAGAAGGTATGGAGCCGTACGTTCGGCGGCCAGCTGGTGGCCCAGGCGATCATCGCCGCGGGCCGCACGGTGGGCCCGGAACGCCCGATCCACGCGGTCAACGCGCATTTCGTGCGCGGCGGAGATCCCAAGGCGCCGATCGAATATCACGTCGATCGGCATCGGGACGGACGTTCCATCGCCAACCGCACGGTGACGGCCTACCAGGACGGGCAGGAGCTGTTCGTCATGCTCGCCGCCTTCCAGGACTGGGGCAGGGGGCTCGAGCACGGCGCGCCCCTGCCCGACGTCCCGGGCCCGGAAGACCTTCCGCGCGTGGAGGAGTCGTTCGCGGGCATGGAGGACAAGCTCCAGATGTTCATCAACGCACCGCATCCCATCGAGATGCGGTACACGAACGACCCGGCCTGGATCCTCAAGGGCAAGGGCGAGAGCCTCGGCCACAACCGGGTCTGGATGCGCACCGACGGCGCCCTGCCCGACGACCCGCTGATTCACGTTGCGGCGCTGGCGTATTCGTCCGACACCACGGTGCTGGACTCCATCATCACCACCCACGGCCTGTCCTGGGGCTTCGACCGCATCATCGCGGCCACGGTCAACCACTCCATCTGGTTCCACCGCCCCTTCCGCTTCGACGACTGGTCCCTCTACGCCACCGAGTCCCCGGTAGCCGCCGGCTCCCGCGGCCTCGCCCGCGGCCACTTCTACGCCCAAACCGGCGACCTCCTCGCCACCACCGTCCAGGAAGGCGTAATCCGCCACTTCCCGGCCCGCGGCTGA
- the pyk gene encoding pyruvate kinase — MMRRTKIVCTLGPAVSSEDRIRELVESGMDVARLNFSHGEHSDHAENYKKVRAASDAAGRAVGILADLQGPKIRLGRFEGDGKTVWNTGEEVRITVDDIVGTHDRVSTTYKHLAKDAKPGDRLLVDDGKVGLTVLRVEDNDVVCRVTEGGPVSNNKGVSLPGMDVSVPALSEKDIEDLEFALKLGVDFIALSFVRSPSDVELVHDIMDRVGRRVPVIGKLEKPEAIDNLEAIVLAFDAVMVARGDLGVELPLEQVPLVQKRAVQMARENAKPVIVATQMLESMITNSRPTRAEASDVANAVLDGADAVMLSGETSVGDYPIEAVRTMARIVHAVESESSTRVPPLTHVPRTKRGVISYAARDIGERLNAKALVAFTQSGDTVRRLARLHTPLPLLAFTPQGSIRSQLALTWGVETFIVPPVGTTDEMIHQVDNALLSIGRYKKGDLVVIVAGSPPGTVGSTNLIHVHRIGEEDH, encoded by the coding sequence GTGATGCGACGAACGAAGATTGTGTGCACCCTCGGACCAGCTGTGTCATCCGAGGACCGGATTCGTGAGCTCGTCGAAAGTGGCATGGACGTTGCGCGCCTGAACTTCAGCCACGGCGAGCATTCCGATCATGCCGAGAACTATAAAAAGGTGCGCGCCGCCAGCGATGCCGCTGGTCGCGCCGTCGGTATCCTCGCCGACCTGCAGGGCCCGAAGATCCGCCTGGGGCGGTTCGAGGGTGACGGCAAGACCGTCTGGAACACCGGTGAGGAAGTCCGAATCACCGTCGACGACATTGTGGGAACTCACGACCGGGTTTCGACCACCTACAAACACCTCGCCAAGGACGCCAAGCCCGGCGACCGGCTGCTCGTGGACGACGGCAAGGTCGGGCTGACCGTGCTGCGCGTCGAAGACAACGACGTCGTGTGCCGAGTCACCGAGGGCGGGCCCGTCTCCAACAACAAGGGTGTCTCGCTGCCGGGCATGGACGTGTCCGTGCCGGCCCTGTCCGAAAAGGACATCGAGGACCTGGAATTCGCCCTGAAGCTGGGCGTGGACTTCATCGCGCTGTCCTTCGTGCGCTCGCCCTCCGATGTGGAGCTGGTGCACGACATCATGGATCGCGTGGGCCGCCGGGTGCCGGTCATCGGCAAGCTCGAAAAGCCCGAAGCCATCGACAATCTCGAAGCCATCGTGCTGGCCTTCGACGCCGTCATGGTCGCCCGCGGCGATCTGGGCGTGGAGCTGCCGCTCGAGCAGGTGCCGCTGGTGCAGAAGCGCGCGGTGCAGATGGCGCGCGAGAACGCCAAGCCGGTCATCGTGGCCACCCAGATGCTGGAATCCATGATCACCAACTCGCGCCCGACCCGCGCCGAGGCCTCGGATGTGGCCAACGCGGTGCTCGACGGCGCGGACGCGGTCATGCTCTCGGGCGAGACCTCGGTCGGCGACTACCCGATCGAGGCCGTGCGCACCATGGCCCGCATCGTGCACGCCGTGGAATCCGAGTCCTCGACCCGGGTGCCGCCGCTGACCCACGTGCCGCGGACCAAGCGCGGTGTCATCTCCTACGCCGCCCGCGATATCGGCGAGCGCCTGAATGCCAAAGCGCTGGTTGCCTTCACGCAGTCCGGTGACACGGTGCGCCGTCTGGCGCGCCTGCACACCCCGCTGCCGCTGCTGGCCTTCACCCCGCAGGGTTCGATTCGCAGTCAGCTGGCCTTGACGTGGGGCGTGGAAACGTTCATCGTTCCTCCGGTGGGCACGACCGACGAGATGATCCACCAGGTGGACAACGCGTTGCTCTCGATCGGCCGGTACAAGAAGGGTGACCTGGTGGTCATCGTGGCCGGCTCGCCGCCGGGTACTGTCGGGTCCACCAACCTGATCCACGTGCATCGCATCGGCGAGGAGGACCACTAG
- the tcmP gene encoding three-Cys-motif partner protein TcmP, with protein MARQWSYWTSNKLQILGDYVDRFNLASKSSTERIYLDLMAGQPENIERHTGELIDGSPRRVLAAEHGFTRHVFFELPENAAMLEESLRKDFPDKKFRVVPGDCNETIDGVLAELMPFNRAPTFAFIDQQAAEVDWTTIVKIAQFKSTLAKTKAELWLLVSPVFTLRGIRGTSSERFRERVTRFYGTTKWEIIQRALDANAITTNQYRDEMTNLIRFRLAEHLGYLHTHRIPMRMTNGTTIYDMVFATDHDAGDRIMRHLYKHAAEREPRMMAEARRYARMQKEEKSGQLSFFEPPAVPVPTVSGDVLWQPTPHWWPSSRPWWAEFSTSTSPRPGQVSERPTVAYHPTADRRARGPSPSASDRPTA; from the coding sequence ATGGCGCGCCAGTGGTCCTATTGGACCAGCAACAAGCTGCAGATCCTCGGCGACTACGTGGACCGGTTCAACCTGGCATCCAAGTCCTCGACTGAGCGGATCTACCTCGATCTGATGGCTGGTCAGCCGGAGAACATCGAACGGCATACCGGGGAGCTCATCGACGGATCCCCGCGACGAGTTCTGGCTGCTGAGCATGGATTTACCCGGCATGTGTTCTTCGAACTTCCCGAGAATGCCGCCATGCTGGAGGAATCACTGCGGAAAGACTTTCCGGACAAAAAGTTCCGGGTCGTGCCCGGGGACTGCAATGAGACCATCGACGGCGTTCTGGCGGAGTTGATGCCCTTCAACCGCGCGCCCACGTTCGCCTTCATTGATCAGCAAGCGGCGGAGGTGGATTGGACGACCATCGTCAAGATCGCCCAGTTCAAGTCGACGCTCGCGAAGACCAAGGCGGAACTGTGGCTGCTCGTCTCACCGGTGTTCACCCTGCGCGGAATCCGGGGCACCAGCAGCGAGCGGTTCCGGGAACGAGTCACGCGGTTCTACGGCACCACGAAGTGGGAAATCATCCAGCGCGCCCTGGATGCGAACGCCATCACGACGAACCAGTACCGGGACGAGATGACCAACCTTATTCGGTTTCGTCTCGCTGAACACCTGGGATATCTTCACACTCATCGGATCCCGATGCGCATGACCAATGGGACGACCATCTATGACATGGTTTTCGCGACCGATCATGACGCTGGCGACCGGATCATGCGCCACCTGTACAAGCATGCGGCCGAGCGCGAACCGCGCATGATGGCCGAGGCCCGGCGCTACGCGAGGATGCAGAAAGAAGAGAAGTCCGGGCAGTTGTCATTCTTCGAGCCGCCCGCCGTGCCGGTGCCGACGGTCAGCGGAGATGTCCTGTGGCAGCCGACACCGCACTGGTGGCCGTCGAGTCGGCCATGGTGGGCTGAGTTCAGCACCAGCACCAGCCCTCGTCCTGGGCAGGTCAGCGAGCGGCCAACTGTGGCATACCATCCCACAGCCGACCGTCGAGCTCGCGGCCCATCGCCTTCGGCGTCCGACCGCCCCACTGCTTGA
- a CDS encoding type VII secretion target, giving the protein MGGWLDVDPERVRALASGFKDASTTLGGMTDHDSADQITTGLGDTAVGGACAAVATAVGGAFTAVSGHYDALHIHAHNGAGAYDANEDVSVDKFTNLEDLI; this is encoded by the coding sequence ATGGGTGGATGGCTGGATGTGGATCCGGAACGCGTGCGCGCCTTGGCTTCCGGGTTCAAGGATGCCTCGACCACGCTCGGAGGAATGACCGACCACGATTCGGCCGACCAGATCACCACCGGCCTGGGTGACACGGCGGTCGGCGGGGCCTGCGCGGCGGTGGCGACCGCGGTCGGCGGGGCGTTCACCGCCGTCTCCGGCCACTACGACGCACTGCACATCCATGCCCACAATGGCGCCGGCGCCTACGACGCCAACGAGGATGTCTCGGTCGACAAGTTCACCAACCTGGAGGACTTGATCTGA
- a CDS encoding YbaB/EbfC family nucleoid-associated protein: MADHIPARHRSVLDAVAEDTERLQEAIRTRTVTATSADGRITVAVSADGTVHDWRITGADDHTTRLVASLLELIGQAQGTAQKSIRIELDAIDDREEVRAATDAVRDALAQAVPPTTSAQCDDTWDYDYESRGKSRIAAD; encoded by the coding sequence ATGGCTGATCACATTCCTGCGCGTCACCGCTCAGTGCTGGATGCGGTCGCCGAGGACACCGAACGTCTGCAGGAAGCGATCCGGACCCGTACCGTCACCGCGACCTCCGCCGATGGCCGGATCACCGTGGCAGTCAGCGCCGATGGCACTGTCCACGACTGGCGCATCACCGGCGCCGACGATCACACCACCCGACTTGTGGCAAGTCTGCTGGAGTTGATCGGGCAAGCGCAGGGCACCGCGCAGAAGTCCATCCGAATCGAACTCGACGCGATCGACGATCGAGAGGAAGTCCGAGCCGCTACCGATGCCGTCCGCGATGCTCTCGCTCAAGCCGTCCCGCCAACGACGTCCGCTCAGTGCGACGACACCTGGGATTACGACTACGAATCCCGCGGCAAATCCCGTATCGCCGCAGACTGA
- a CDS encoding WXG100 family type VII secretion target: MLNTQAGEWEQKAKTLGDTLDAAARSVDGSHHYWIGDAGDSMRDRHDEIHGDAKTVKTALENGATAARSGATAIDAAKTALLNQVTTAEGKGYIVNYDTGEVKPNDYMRMMLQLAGADNAQAPKAGIVSQAEEYQKAIQAALVDCGTADDNAMTAVNNAFANLTTTQIQQPSTDQLDQLTADQAKKDLQAVKDGTADDATLARIRMATTLSDQDKQDLNNGDSISLAQYPYVQAFTQGMNDMSNEDIDQLGSNLKGNGHDQVQADIANDFRIVSNPQVHSPDGKYTGGISQLPKDVQKALTEDPSVLAKTTTVANQYSSVDMSSYDANKVQSSMAALGDLMSKGDNTIQGSDINRAMIKQGAEIAALHPSDKGMSQLTPKLADTFLQNASGDHTAVRDALIADANSSNPDARAAATRMDLTCTPGGHYNANDHIVDILQHQWSPDQHGAENMFKYIGDDAGAANQFQQQRAGESAQSLATIIAHNEATLSHDVPGAAGHASFGELNPGLSQVVAKSLEPYIPNLAGVSDPDLKINHYCGNLDTAGSTDGSPDAHGNQLNHTPGDLSNLFKVIDSNPDAAKEFNNAAAHLAGQLDFAYGAGTDPHRAYEQGQLTGAMKNGLDDELSTLIKIDHDNAGDAASAAYNRKTEIADIVTGIISTGGAISSGDLPVSPGGLVSSAANVLDPIIKADIKSPDTYGIDQAATHWNKDLAPVTRVDGNNTFLQDANIINGYNSVHHDTFDRFNNYEYNGRTYQFFDSQGRPDMDVIEHNQTAFDEAKKNIIGRNTFIDYHEDQRAGLANPDIIPQKDGPK, encoded by the coding sequence GTGCTGAATACCCAGGCCGGTGAGTGGGAGCAGAAGGCGAAGACCCTCGGTGACACCCTGGACGCGGCGGCACGCTCGGTCGACGGCTCCCATCACTACTGGATCGGTGATGCCGGGGACTCGATGCGCGACCGGCACGACGAAATCCACGGCGACGCAAAGACGGTCAAGACCGCCCTGGAGAACGGGGCCACCGCCGCGCGCAGTGGCGCCACCGCTATCGACGCTGCCAAGACCGCACTGCTGAACCAGGTCACTACCGCCGAAGGTAAGGGCTACATCGTCAACTACGACACCGGCGAGGTGAAGCCCAACGACTACATGCGCATGATGCTCCAACTCGCCGGTGCGGATAACGCGCAAGCCCCGAAAGCGGGGATCGTGTCGCAGGCGGAGGAGTACCAGAAGGCAATCCAGGCCGCGCTAGTCGATTGCGGCACCGCGGACGACAACGCGATGACCGCGGTCAACAACGCCTTCGCCAACCTGACCACCACCCAGATCCAGCAGCCAAGCACCGATCAGCTCGATCAGCTCACCGCCGATCAGGCGAAGAAGGATCTCCAGGCAGTCAAGGACGGCACTGCCGACGATGCGACCCTGGCGCGAATCCGCATGGCTACCACGCTGTCCGATCAAGACAAGCAGGACCTGAACAACGGCGACTCGATCAGCCTTGCCCAATACCCGTATGTCCAAGCCTTCACCCAGGGCATGAACGACATGTCCAATGAGGACATCGACCAGCTGGGCAGCAATCTCAAAGGAAACGGGCACGATCAGGTGCAAGCGGACATCGCCAACGATTTCCGCATCGTATCCAACCCTCAGGTGCACAGCCCCGACGGCAAGTACACCGGTGGAATTTCACAGCTGCCCAAGGATGTTCAGAAGGCCCTCACTGAGGACCCGTCCGTGCTCGCCAAGACCACGACCGTCGCGAACCAATACAGCAGTGTCGACATGTCCAGCTACGACGCAAACAAAGTGCAGTCGTCCATGGCGGCGCTCGGTGACCTGATGAGCAAGGGCGACAACACCATTCAGGGCAGCGACATCAACCGCGCCATGATCAAGCAAGGCGCCGAAATTGCGGCATTGCACCCCAGCGACAAGGGGATGAGCCAACTCACCCCCAAACTCGCCGATACTTTCCTGCAAAACGCCTCCGGTGACCACACCGCCGTTCGTGACGCCCTCATCGCCGACGCAAACAGCTCCAACCCCGACGCCCGCGCGGCCGCAACCCGGATGGACCTAACCTGCACCCCCGGGGGCCATTACAACGCCAACGATCACATCGTGGACATCCTGCAACACCAATGGTCACCGGACCAGCACGGCGCAGAAAACATGTTCAAGTACATCGGCGACGACGCCGGCGCAGCCAACCAATTCCAACAGCAGCGAGCAGGAGAATCAGCTCAATCGCTGGCCACGATCATCGCCCACAACGAAGCCACGCTGTCCCACGACGTGCCCGGCGCCGCCGGCCACGCCTCCTTCGGCGAACTGAACCCGGGCCTGAGTCAGGTCGTCGCGAAATCCCTTGAGCCTTACATCCCGAACCTTGCCGGAGTCAGCGACCCCGACCTGAAAATCAACCACTACTGCGGCAACCTCGATACCGCTGGCAGCACCGACGGTAGCCCCGACGCACACGGCAATCAGCTCAACCACACCCCCGGCGACCTATCGAACCTATTCAAGGTGATCGACTCAAACCCGGATGCCGCCAAGGAATTCAACAACGCTGCCGCACACCTGGCCGGGCAACTCGACTTCGCCTACGGCGCCGGAACCGACCCCCATAGGGCCTACGAGCAGGGGCAACTCACTGGGGCCATGAAAAACGGCCTCGACGACGAGCTGTCGACCCTGATCAAAATCGATCACGACAACGCCGGCGACGCGGCCTCCGCTGCGTACAACCGAAAAACGGAGATCGCTGACATCGTCACCGGGATCATTTCCACCGGCGGTGCCATCAGCTCTGGAGACCTTCCCGTATCCCCGGGTGGTCTGGTGTCCAGTGCGGCCAACGTCCTCGACCCCATCATCAAGGCCGACATCAAGTCGCCGGATACGTACGGGATCGACCAGGCCGCAACCCACTGGAACAAAGATCTCGCACCGGTCACCCGCGTCGATGGTAACAACACCTTCCTGCAGGACGCCAACATCATCAACGGCTACAACTCGGTCCACCACGACACCTTCGACCGATTCAACAACTACGAATACAACGGCCGCACCTACCAGTTCTTCGACTCCCAAGGCCGACCCGACATGGACGTCATCGAACACAACCAGACTGCTTTCGACGAGGCGAAGAAGAATATAATCGGGCGAAACACTTTCATCGACTATCACGAAGACCAAAGGGCCGGACTCGCGAACCCGGACATTATCCCACAGAAGGATGGACCAAAATGA
- a CDS encoding monooxygenase family protein, which produces MRVQRVTADLAEYPDLVVILLGMRVRTPRGILRLLGVGPKLYRSQRDRPDGLLSHEDVVWSLWPPHWGARQYWRDLESLERWTRSEPHRVWWQEFLRDSGGTGFWHEAYFARGGIDSVYDDMAAPTGLTRFARTVPARGRLFSTRGRVREAAAGPCCPESEPTASAVAPVVTESALYETNSGDTCSAIDFPETAGHAHLPGH; this is translated from the coding sequence ATGCGGGTGCAGAGAGTTACCGCGGATCTGGCGGAGTATCCGGATCTGGTGGTGATATTGCTCGGCATGCGGGTGCGCACGCCGCGGGGAATTCTGCGACTGCTCGGGGTGGGGCCGAAGTTGTATCGGTCGCAGCGGGATCGGCCGGACGGGCTTTTGTCGCACGAGGATGTGGTGTGGTCGCTGTGGCCGCCGCATTGGGGCGCGCGGCAGTATTGGCGCGATTTGGAGAGCCTGGAACGGTGGACCCGTTCGGAACCGCACCGCGTGTGGTGGCAGGAATTCCTGCGGGATTCCGGCGGGACCGGATTCTGGCACGAGGCCTATTTCGCCAGGGGCGGAATCGATTCCGTGTACGACGATATGGCCGCCCCCACCGGGCTGACCCGCTTCGCGCGGACCGTCCCAGCTCGCGGGCGGTTGTTCTCGACTCGCGGGCGGGTGCGCGAGGCGGCCGCCGGGCCATGCTGTCCCGAATCCGAGCCGACGGCGTCCGCGGTCGCGCCCGTGGTGACGGAATCCGCGCTCTACGAAACGAATTCGGGCGATACCTGTTCGGCTATTGATTTCCCGGAGACGGCCGGGCATGCTCACTTGCCGGGGCATTGA
- a CDS encoding DUF5131 family protein yields the protein MSDKSSIEWTEATWNPVTGCDRVSTGCDRCYAMVLAKRLKSMGAEKYQQDGDPRTSGPGFGVTLHPRALDVPRRWRTSRVVFVNSMSDLFHARVPVGYIRDVFDVMRETPQHTYQILTKRALRLRRVADQLEWPTNVWMGVSVENADHLDRVEHLREVPAAVRFLSCEPLLGPLDSLVLDGIGWVIAGGESGIGHRPMDPNWVRNIRDACGGAGIPFFFKQWGGRTPKAMGRELDGRLWDGMPQLAAR from the coding sequence GTGTCGGACAAGTCATCGATCGAATGGACTGAGGCGACGTGGAATCCGGTGACGGGCTGCGACCGCGTATCGACCGGTTGCGACCGCTGCTACGCCATGGTGCTGGCAAAGCGGCTCAAGTCCATGGGAGCCGAAAAATACCAGCAGGACGGCGATCCGCGGACCTCCGGCCCAGGTTTCGGTGTGACGCTTCACCCTCGTGCGCTCGATGTGCCGCGTCGCTGGCGGACATCGCGAGTGGTGTTCGTGAACTCAATGTCCGACCTTTTCCACGCGAGGGTGCCGGTCGGCTACATCCGTGATGTCTTCGATGTCATGCGCGAGACTCCGCAGCACACCTACCAGATACTCACCAAGCGCGCGTTGCGGCTGCGGCGCGTTGCGGACCAGCTGGAATGGCCAACTAATGTGTGGATGGGGGTCTCGGTCGAGAACGCCGACCACCTCGACCGGGTGGAACATCTGCGAGAGGTCCCGGCCGCGGTTCGATTTCTGTCATGCGAGCCGCTCCTTGGCCCGCTGGACAGCCTGGTCTTGGACGGCATCGGTTGGGTGATCGCTGGCGGGGAGTCCGGCATCGGTCACCGCCCGATGGACCCGAATTGGGTGCGGAACATTCGCGACGCGTGCGGCGGCGCGGGGATCCCGTTCTTCTTCAAGCAGTGGGGCGGTCGGACGCCGAAGGCGATGGGCCGCGAGCTCGACGGTCGGCTGTGGGATGGTATGCCACAGTTGGCCGCTCGCTGA
- a CDS encoding TetR/AcrR family transcriptional regulator: MATPARQRILDAAAQLLREKGIARLTTREIAMAADAAEGSITKNFGGKLGLLTALLSSELPELAAWRAALTPATPHRDDLRAALIAVGDKAIDYYTASLPLVAGAVADATLLDAYRATNTAQDTGPQLATEIMATYLNTWQATGALSPDTDTWATALMFCGAAQLQAWTEYLAGPGSLPHDRNARIRAVAMTLIP; the protein is encoded by the coding sequence ATGGCAACACCGGCCCGGCAGCGGATCCTCGATGCCGCTGCACAACTGCTGCGCGAGAAGGGCATTGCGCGCCTCACCACGCGTGAAATCGCCATGGCCGCGGACGCTGCGGAGGGTTCGATCACCAAGAACTTCGGCGGCAAACTCGGCCTACTCACCGCGCTGCTGTCGAGCGAACTTCCCGAACTCGCCGCCTGGCGCGCCGCTCTCACGCCAGCGACCCCTCATCGGGACGACTTGCGGGCCGCGCTGATCGCGGTCGGCGACAAGGCAATCGACTACTACACGGCGTCGCTGCCGCTCGTCGCCGGCGCCGTCGCCGATGCCACGCTTCTCGACGCCTATCGAGCGACGAACACCGCCCAGGACACCGGACCACAACTGGCCACGGAGATCATGGCCACGTATTTGAACACCTGGCAGGCGACAGGCGCCCTTTCACCCGATACCGACACCTGGGCCACGGCCCTGATGTTCTGCGGCGCAGCACAATTGCAGGCCTGGACCGAGTACCTCGCTGGACCGGGATCGCTACCCCATGATCGAAACGCACGAATCCGAGCGGTCGCAATGACGCTCATCCCCTGA
- a CDS encoding restriction endonuclease, with protein sequence MECKQYSGTVEVDTARALLGVVATERATSGVLVTTGKCSKGVRSLAESDDRLDFVDGEKLGLLLNQHFGTEWRRRLIRLSTLKSN encoded by the coding sequence ATTGAGTGCAAGCAATACAGCGGAACAGTAGAGGTTGACACAGCACGGGCTCTACTGGGCGTCGTCGCTACCGAACGCGCAACCAGCGGGGTTTTGGTAACTACCGGGAAATGCTCGAAAGGTGTGCGCAGCCTAGCAGAAAGTGATGACAGGCTCGACTTCGTCGATGGCGAAAAGCTTGGCCTGTTACTAAATCAGCACTTCGGAACGGAGTGGCGCAGGCGATTGATAAGGCTGTCCACACTCAAATCGAATTGA
- a CDS encoding peroxiredoxin — MPLEVGTVAPDFTLKDQNNQEVTLSSFRGEKNVLIVFYPLAFTGICQGELCKVRDELPKFQNDNAEILAISVGPPPTHKIWAAEQGYTFPLLSDFWPHGAVAQTYGVFNEKSGYPNRGTFVVDKDGIIRFAEMNGPGEPRDQQAWEKALATLDS, encoded by the coding sequence ATGCCGCTCGAAGTCGGTACGGTCGCACCGGACTTCACGTTGAAGGACCAGAACAACCAGGAAGTCACCCTGTCGAGCTTCCGCGGTGAGAAGAACGTCCTGATCGTCTTCTACCCCTTGGCCTTCACCGGCATCTGCCAAGGCGAACTCTGCAAAGTCCGCGACGAACTCCCCAAGTTCCAGAACGACAACGCCGAAATCCTCGCCATCTCCGTAGGCCCCCCGCCCACCCACAAGATCTGGGCCGCCGAACAGGGCTACACCTTCCCCCTCCTCTCCGACTTCTGGCCCCACGGCGCAGTGGCCCAAACCTACGGCGTCTTCAACGAAAAATCCGGCTACCCCAACCGCGGCACCTTCGTCGTAGACAAAGACGGCATCATCCGCTTCGCCGAAATGAACGGCCCCGGCGAGCCCCGTGACCAGCAAGCTTGGGAAAAAGCCCTCGCCACACTAGATTCATAA
- a CDS encoding low molecular weight phosphatase family protein produces the protein MHVLFVCSGNVCRSVIAERLTLAVAAEHGLQELSAESAGVRALVGFPVEPLAAQTIVGLGGNADNFKARRLKADMVHRADLVLTMTDKIRDQVRDLVPEALPRTFTLLEAYRIAKVSGARSVVGLHAARDDLAYVGRENIADPVGLSPQQYCDVGDRIAEALVPLLLALHAHQQATPHPRGGDGQPSLLVIDGGRRESGRRAEHPKSVEYSRQAGQPAHHAAESAG, from the coding sequence ATGCATGTGCTGTTCGTGTGCAGCGGAAATGTTTGCCGATCCGTCATCGCCGAACGCCTCACCCTGGCGGTGGCCGCTGAACACGGACTACAGGAGCTATCCGCCGAGAGTGCCGGCGTGCGCGCCCTCGTCGGATTCCCGGTGGAACCCCTTGCCGCACAAACGATCGTGGGTCTGGGCGGCAACGCCGACAACTTCAAGGCGCGCCGGCTCAAGGCGGACATGGTGCATCGCGCCGATCTGGTGCTCACCATGACCGACAAGATTCGCGACCAGGTGCGCGACCTGGTGCCCGAGGCGCTGCCGCGCACCTTCACCCTGCTCGAGGCGTACCGGATCGCGAAGGTCAGCGGCGCGCGCAGCGTCGTCGGATTGCATGCCGCGCGCGACGATCTCGCCTATGTCGGGCGGGAGAACATCGCCGATCCGGTCGGTCTGTCGCCGCAACAATATTGCGATGTCGGCGACCGCATCGCCGAGGCGCTGGTGCCGCTGCTGCTGGCGCTGCACGCGCATCAGCAGGCGACCCCGCATCCGCGCGGCGGCGACGGGCAGCCGTCACTGCTGGTGATCGACGGCGGACGGCGTGAATCGGGCAGGCGCGCCGAACATCCCAAATCGGTCGAATATTCGCGGCAGGCAGGGCAACCGGCCCACCACGCGGCGGAATCAGCCGGATAG